TATCCAGTATTGGTACTGAACTGGTATGGTATGCCCCATACCATCCAATTCGGGCCGATACGGCGTACCATGCTTGTTCTGACTATCGCTTTTTTGAATCCTTGTTCATCAATCTTTCTTGCTAAATCCCAGGTTGATGTTGTTCTTGCGAAAAATCCTATCTATTtgtttttttgcatgtatactcctCAAAAGTTTCTGCTATGATGCATGTTCAATAAGAACCGAAGAATGCTTTCTATTAATGATTTTGGAGTTCCATGGATAGATTCCTTTTCTGttcagaaaatatcaaatgcACAAAACTTAGTTCATGAGAAATGTTTCTTTGAAAAGAAGTAATGAAATTTTCTAATGCTTGCATAATAAGACATTCTGCCAGCAACTATTAGCTTAGTCGATCGGCATCTTTCTCCTAAAGGCTTGCCCTTGGAAGAGGTCCAGGTTTCAAATCAATGTATTACTCGAAAAGTAAAATAAGATCCTATGGAAATTTTTAACTTTGGTTTAAATCAGATTACCTATTTGACCACTTTGATACTATTGATCCTTCTAATGGATATGAAAAATCAGCTGCTATTCATTTTCTGGAGTAACTTCATGCAAGACAGTTGAAAACGGCAAATGATTGTTTGCCTACCCTCATTGTGGATATCTCATCTGGTTTTATTTGGCAACTTCttgttttatgaaaaaaatagtCTCTTGCAGTGCAGATTTGGCTTGGCTTGGCCCATATGGTTCTCCCATCTGCTTCAGGCCTGCAGTTGGATGTCAATGGGGTGCCATGTGGGCTTAGTATTTTTGGACAACTTGAATGCTGACAATATGATTTGGTCAGAATGCAACGAGCAGAGGCCACCACTTCTCTAAAAAAATCTACCTAAACGATTATAATTTTTTGTATATGAATAGATTGATCCAGTCATAGTTTCAATATTCTCGAAAATACCTTGAATTATTCTCAATGTTTTCCTTTGTCAAATAATTTCCGGTTTCTTCTTGGACAATTAAGCTAACCAAGAATTATCCAATTACTCATAAATGCTATGATTTATTTATGAATATCCATAACATGCTCATGCTTTGGCTATTTGttatcattttattttcttcataTTCTTATTATTACAGGTGCAGTGTACACGACGAAAAATATAAGCGACTAGCTTTCTTATTTGATCATGGTTATTTTTGTATGCTTTGTCTTGGTCCTACTAAAATTttcaaagatttttggtgatttGTGTAATTTTTTTCTCAGTTCTATTAGGGAGAGAAGACCTGCACTATAATTATCCAAGTAATTGTTTCGGATTTTCGATgaaatttttgtattttttccctcaatttttcattttttgcgGAGGGAAGGAGATTTGCGTATGCTGTAATTATCCAAATTCAGATTTTCTAAATGCACCATCTTAGAGTTAACATAGAAACTTTGGTTGCTAAGTAGAGAGGGTGGATTGGGCCCTATTCACTATCCATTATACCTCCTTTTCCCCCTTCTTCTGGGGCATACAAATATTAGTATGAAAATTTGGTTTAACCCAACTTAATGGACTTTGAGCAATTATCTTAAGACCTTCAGAAATACTGGCACCTTTTCAGTACAAAGTCACAAAGTAAAAAACCAGGAGGGCTCTAAAACTAATAGTGGCCCCGAGATTTGTCGACACGAGTTGGAGACAGCGATTGGGCATGATACAATTATGAGCTTGAAGGAACGAGCTAAGATCCTCTCCATTCTATGCCCGACCCATCTATCACTTGAGGTAGctctaattgcattgttttttttttttctgatcttTTTGTAGGCTTGTGGGACAATCTTTCTTTGTTGTCATATGTCATGAGATTATTATTGTTGTCATGATTGCAGGGGCACTAAATGTTGAGAGTTTTCTATGTTGAGAGTTTTACAAGACTTCGGCCATCTCAAAAAGGTATAGACTCGCATCCATCCATTCACCCAATGCAAATAAATAGTGGATTGTGTTGGCAAGTCACATGGAGCTGGTGAAACCAAGCATAATTTAGTAGTTGTTTGTCAGGTGCTGCTATAACTAATGCGATACAAGGCTCCTTGAGGGTCACCATATGTATCTTTTAGCATGTTTGATAATTTAAGATGGTCCAAGAGTGTATTTTGTGAGGaaaaatacttattttttattttaaaaaatgcaTGACTGGAGCTGTGTTTCATGCTCAAAGTGCAATGAAGAATACGGCTGAATTGATATCAGCCAAGAAAACATAATACTGAGTCATCAAGAAGATGCTCTGTGAGAAAAAAGAGCATACAAAAATATATGTTGAAATTTAGGATATAATGGTTCAGTTCATCTGCACATATCATTTAGCTCAAATGTCGTAAGGTGATTGAGGTATGCTTActttaggatacataaaatgtaCCTCTGGTTGTTTTACCATGCATGTTTCACCCTATTGCTATGATTATCAGCAATATGCAAAAATTCAAACTTGGTTATTCTCCATGAGGAATGTTAGAGATGCATGCGCAGGGCAGCAACATAGGCTTATAATGTGTGCCAACTAATTCCAACGTTTCATAAGGGCTCCTGCCATACATTGCATTCGATttttctagtgctcatttggcTGAGCTTGGATCTGGATTTAGATCAGTTAAATCTTAACTCTTGCTTTTTTGTACTTGTACCTAATTAGACCACTTGTATCAACGGAGCTAAGCTGTCGCTATGCACCGACAAGAAGCCAGGCTTGGGGGGGGGGACCGAGTCTTACAAATATTATCCTGTTCCTCAATCATACTGAATTTCATCAAGCTATAACCACAAATTAACAATAAACGACTAAGTTGAAGGACTTCCCTCACAACTTTGCTTccaagaatattccttcatcaaaacaaaaaaacaaaaaattgttAAGAAAATGCGCTATCTAGTATTGGCTGCTAGCTATGAGCTCTCAAAGAGCAAATTGGCAGCAAGTTTGTTGTCCACCTGATTCAATGGCATTCAGTTGCCTGCATACGAGAGGTTAAAGGGAGCATCTTATATCAATGTCAATAAGTACACTGTTGCAGAGTATTGCTGATGCTGAAACATTGAAACTAGGATTCCTTTGtgctaaaagcagaaaaaagaaaatttcatagaAAATCTAGAGGACATAAGCTAGATCTATGATAGTTTCAGTTGCTGACAAGCACCACCCAGCAATACCAAGAGGGGCAGGCTCTGAACATACTGCTAAAAGAACAAGGGTAACTTGAAGTTTAATCTATTCATCGTATCTGCATGACTTTCAGCCAATATGCGTCGAACAGGTAGATAAGTAGCAATAATAATATAAGATTTATCGGGATGCCTGCAGCTTCAGAATCTAAGGAAACCTTAAGATTTGCACGGCTTAACAAAATCCAATGACAAAAGCACAATCTTATgcgaaaacaaacagaaaaagagcAGCAGAACGCGCCACCGGCCTCTGCATCTTGGCATCAGAATTCCCGTGGGTGCACTCCACAGTGGATTTGTGTGCCGCCCACTGGAAAGCAGGAAGCAGCTTCTTGGTCTTTCCCTGGTTTGGAAATAGGACACCGAGCATGAGAGAGGTGAATTATTGAGCAGTACAAGTGGAGGAAAAGAGCAGTACATGGATCACGTTTACCATATGTCCATTCAAATGGCAGCCACCCATCCATTTACCTATGATTCTAGACAGAGAACAGCCCAGATCAAAAGAGTAAGCAGAGGCGAAGAACGAGATCGACTTCAAAGAAGCTGGTGGAAAGTAAAAAAACAATTCCAGATCACATGTCATGTCAATGATGAGATGTATTTGGACAGCATTACCATGCCATGTTACCCTGATAAAACCAAGGTGCTTGTCCCCTCTAGTGTTTCATTCCTACtctaataaattttattgcGCTAGGATGCTTCATGGGCTACTATAAATATGGCTTTGGGGTGTCTGCTAAGTATGAAGGTGGCTTGAGAGGAGTGGGCAGTGAGTTGCAATATCTCTGTAGCAACCAAGTACTGTTTGGAGAAAATGGAGATCCCAGTGATCAACCTTGGAGAGATAGAGGGAGAAAGGAAGAGCAAAACAATGTCACTTCTCCATGAGGCATGCGAGAAGTGGGGGTTCTTTTGGGTAAGTAGAATAGAAATGGGtgtttttgttttatactttatgTTTGCAGAGTCATTTGAGGATAATTTTGCATGGATGACTCTGTGGCAGCTCGAGAACCATGGGATTGATGAGGGCCTGATGGATAAGATCAAGGGACTGGTGAACCAGCACTACGAGGAGAGCATGAAGGAGAGCTTCTACAGCTCAGATCTGGCAAAAGAATTGGGATGTAATATCAAAGCCTCTGATGTCGACTGGGAGAGCAGCTTCTTCTATCACCATCAGCCGGACTCGAACATCAACGACATTCCTGAACTACTTTGGTGAGTCTCTGATATAGTAGTCAGAGCTGGACTTCCTCCGTAAAACACAGAAGACAAGTTCACAACCTAACACAAGATTGCAACTCAAAAAGAAGTCaggatcaaaaataaaaagtataTTAATCAACTATAAATTCATCTTACGGGAAAAAAGCAAGCTTATTCTTATTGGCTGTCATACTAGAACTTTCTGTTTAATGATGCAATTTATCATGCAGTGAAGTAATGCAGGAATATGTTGCACAATCGATCAAGTTGGCTGAAAGGCTTGCGGGACTTCTGAGTGAGAACCTTGGATTGGAAAAAGATTACATGAAGAAGGCATTCTCAGAGCCTTTTGTTGGGACAAAGGTGGCAAAATACCCAGAATGCTCTCAGCCAGAGCTGGTGATGGGCCTCCGAGGCCATACT
This is a stretch of genomic DNA from Phoenix dactylifera cultivar Barhee BC4 chromosome 9, palm_55x_up_171113_PBpolish2nd_filt_p, whole genome shotgun sequence. It encodes these proteins:
- the LOC103709582 gene encoding 1-aminocyclopropane-1-carboxylate oxidase 1, coding for MEIPVINLGEIEGERKSKTMSLLHEACEKWGFFWLENHGIDEGLMDKIKGLVNQHYEESMKESFYSSDLAKELGCNIKASDVDWESSFFYHHQPDSNINDIPELLCEVMQEYVAQSIKLAERLAGLLSENLGLEKDYMKKAFSEPFVGTKVAKYPECSQPELVMGLRGHTDAGGIILLLQDDKVPGLEFLKDGEWVPVPPTKGYRIFVNLGDQVEVMSNGIYKSVQHHVLADRNGSRLSIVTFYNPGANAIISPAPKLVYPGCYRFQDYLNYYSTTKFSDKLARFQTIKEMLVP